From a region of the Candidatus Methylomirabilota bacterium genome:
- a CDS encoding cell division protein FtsH gives MNKRYAKIAGAVAAILVVLAIAFLPFYWSPKRASTQVIFSDFVDMVESGQLAGTVIFNENTHTIYGHVSSGQHLRTVYSKESTGALQELLKKKGVRFAIEPASGGSIWMGLLFNFLPFLLIIGLFVMMSRRSQMGGGGGPMAFGKSKAKLHDASKPKVTFADVAGEEEPKEELQEVIEFLKHPQKFQALHAKIPKGLLLVGPPGCGKTLLAKAVAGEAGVPFFSLSGSEFVEVFVGVGASRVRDLFEQAKKNAPCLVFIDEIDAVGRHRGAGLGGGNDEREQTLNQLLVAMDGFESNIGIIIIAATNRPDILDPALLRPGRFDRRIIVDNPDSKGRKAILQVHLREIPLAPDVNVDTLAKQTPGFSGADLAAVVNEGALLAARRGKDRVSMVDFDEATERVIAGPLRRSRALTPKEREMVAYHEAGHAILRKLLPKADPPHKVTIVSRGMALGYVMGAPPEDRYTRTRGELLAEVSVAMGGRVAEDVVFAEVTTGASNDFEQATNMVRRMVTNFGMSDKLGPVTLGRQGGPVFLGRDMIDSRNYSEEIAYQIDQEVRRIIDECYQVARQTIETNREKLQRLAKALIERETLFAEELDDVMEGKVVALDPSRAAAAEAATAGTAAKVSATEAAVAPSASSTPAPPPSA, from the coding sequence GTGAATAAGCGTTACGCCAAGATTGCGGGAGCGGTCGCGGCGATCCTCGTGGTCCTAGCGATAGCTTTCCTGCCGTTCTATTGGAGCCCGAAAAGGGCCTCGACCCAGGTCATTTTCAGCGACTTCGTGGATATGGTGGAATCAGGACAGCTCGCAGGAACGGTGATTTTCAACGAAAACACCCACACCATTTACGGTCACGTCTCGTCCGGACAGCACCTCAGGACGGTCTACAGCAAGGAGTCGACGGGAGCCCTCCAGGAGCTTTTGAAGAAAAAGGGGGTTCGCTTTGCCATCGAACCCGCCTCGGGCGGTTCGATCTGGATGGGGCTGCTGTTCAACTTCCTGCCGTTCCTTTTGATCATCGGCCTGTTTGTGATGATGAGCCGTCGGTCCCAAATGGGCGGAGGCGGCGGTCCGATGGCCTTCGGCAAGTCGAAGGCGAAGCTGCACGACGCGTCTAAACCCAAGGTGACGTTCGCGGATGTCGCCGGAGAGGAAGAGCCTAAGGAGGAACTGCAAGAGGTTATCGAGTTTTTGAAGCACCCGCAGAAGTTTCAGGCGCTGCACGCCAAGATCCCCAAAGGGCTGCTGCTGGTCGGACCGCCGGGGTGCGGTAAGACGCTCCTCGCCAAGGCCGTAGCCGGAGAGGCGGGGGTTCCATTCTTCTCACTGTCCGGCTCTGAGTTCGTCGAGGTCTTCGTCGGGGTGGGCGCCAGCCGCGTTCGCGACCTGTTTGAACAGGCCAAGAAGAACGCCCCCTGCCTGGTCTTTATCGACGAAATCGACGCGGTCGGCCGTCATCGTGGCGCCGGCCTTGGCGGCGGAAACGATGAGCGCGAGCAGACGTTAAACCAACTGCTGGTCGCCATGGACGGTTTTGAGTCGAATATCGGCATCATCATCATTGCCGCCACCAACCGGCCTGACATTCTGGATCCGGCCCTTCTGCGCCCGGGTCGATTCGACCGTCGCATTATTGTGGACAACCCGGACAGTAAGGGTCGCAAGGCGATCTTGCAGGTCCATCTGCGCGAAATCCCGCTGGCGCCGGACGTCAACGTGGACACCCTTGCCAAACAGACCCCCGGCTTTTCGGGAGCGGATCTGGCCGCCGTGGTCAATGAGGGCGCGCTCCTGGCCGCCCGACGCGGGAAGGACCGTGTCTCGATGGTTGATTTTGACGAGGCCACCGAACGCGTCATAGCCGGGCCGCTGCGCCGCAGTCGCGCCCTGACGCCGAAGGAACGCGAGATGGTGGCCTATCATGAGGCGGGCCACGCCATCCTGCGTAAGCTGCTGCCGAAGGCCGATCCGCCCCATAAGGTCACCATCGTATCGCGCGGGATGGCGCTCGGCTATGTCATGGGCGCGCCGCCGGAGGATCGCTACACCCGCACTCGCGGAGAGCTGTTGGCAGAGGTGAGTGTGGCGATGGGTGGGCGGGTCGCTGAGGACGTCGTCTTCGCGGAGGTCACCACCGGCGCATCGAATGACTTTGAACAGGCCACCAATATGGTCCGACGGATGGTCACCAATTTTGGCATGTCCGACAAGCTCGGCCCCGTCACGCTCGGGCGGCAGGGAGGTCCGGTGTTTCTGGGACGGGATATGATCGACAGTCGGAACTACAGCGAAGAAATCGCGTACCAGATCGACCAGGAGGTACGCCGTATCATCGATGAGTGCTACCAGGTCGCCCGCCAGACGATCGAAACCAATCGGGAGAAATTGCAGCGGCTGGCGAAGGCCCTGATCGAACGCGAGACCCTCTTCGCAGAGGAGTTGGACGACGTCATGGAGGGCAAGGTGGTAGCATTGGATCCGTCACGAGCAGCCGCTGCAGAGGCGGCCACCGCTGGAACAGCCGCCAAGGTCAGCGCCACCGAAGCGGCCGTCGCACCCAGCGCGTCGTCGACGCCGGCGCCGCCACCTTCGGCTTAG
- a CDS encoding nitric-oxide reductase: MSPNPSGSVSKGKNERTFAQALLIKKYWWLHALIVTAISVIGLIALGVWTYTSVPPLVNFVSSSGEVVIPEWEMQRGKQVFHLKGLMTYGSFWGDGAERGPDFSAEALHRTFVSMGKYYEQQIEKSGRTVTQDDRDGIAGRVKREIHENGFDASANVIRLNDAQIFAYNELIEHYTKMFTDSTYEEAFQKGRIQNFISNPADLKALAGYFFWGGWVAGANRPGETYSYTHNWPYDPDAGNLPTYPTYIWSFLSLLVLFAGTMLVLYVYGEMKTLPGEPFNGRDWSLTTIDLENKGDAYVRPTQRATYKFFAFAVILFLVQVIAGIIAAEDFVGGGPADAVLSAIGLTIPFSVARGWHAIVQIYWFFMAWTGYTLFFLPRISKVPNGQRFLINLLFTLCVIVGAGALFGIWMGHTGYFASDDMAYWFGSQGWEFLELGRFWHILMLASFVLWVYIIFRAVKPWITSQNLWSVPAWLFYGSGIMVLFLFFGMFMTPSQNFAISDYWRWMNIHMWVEVTFEVFTTCIVGYMLVQMGLVNRAMAERVIFLAVMMFLVTALIGISHNFYWIAKPTGIIALGSVFSTMQVLPLLLITLDAWKMRTERARAHEALAEGKQRFVMDGVWTFILAVNFWNIFGAGVMGSLINLPIVNYYEHGTYLTGNHAHGAMFGVKGNIAIAGMLFACQHLFQRSAWNEKLIKTIFWSLQIGIVMMMLMDMFPIGLYQLAAIFQHGFWYGRQQSFVTNEVWHTLTWLRAIGGVVFMFGGVLPLMWFILSRGTRMVREAAVVEEGEWTIYDREKAKEREAWAASDEAF; this comes from the coding sequence ATGAGTCCTAATCCCAGCGGAAGCGTAAGTAAGGGCAAGAACGAGAGGACATTTGCCCAGGCACTACTGATTAAAAAGTATTGGTGGCTTCATGCTTTGATCGTTACTGCCATCAGCGTCATCGGGTTGATCGCACTTGGCGTCTGGACCTATACCAGCGTCCCCCCGTTGGTCAATTTCGTCTCGTCCAGCGGAGAGGTCGTCATCCCTGAATGGGAAATGCAGCGTGGGAAGCAGGTCTTCCACCTGAAGGGCCTGATGACCTACGGTTCGTTCTGGGGTGATGGCGCAGAGCGCGGTCCGGACTTCTCGGCCGAGGCCCTGCATCGCACCTTTGTTTCCATGGGTAAGTACTATGAGCAGCAGATCGAAAAAAGCGGACGCACCGTCACCCAGGACGACCGGGACGGGATCGCGGGCCGCGTGAAGCGCGAGATCCACGAGAACGGCTTCGATGCATCGGCCAACGTGATCCGCCTGAACGACGCGCAGATTTTCGCCTATAATGAGTTGATCGAGCACTACACTAAGATGTTCACCGATTCAACCTATGAAGAAGCCTTCCAGAAGGGCCGAATCCAGAACTTTATCAGCAACCCCGCCGACCTGAAGGCCCTCGCGGGCTACTTCTTCTGGGGCGGTTGGGTAGCCGGCGCGAATCGGCCGGGTGAGACCTACAGCTACACCCACAACTGGCCGTACGATCCGGATGCCGGCAACCTCCCGACCTATCCGACCTATATCTGGAGCTTCCTCTCGCTCTTGGTCCTGTTCGCTGGTACCATGCTGGTGCTGTATGTCTATGGTGAGATGAAGACCCTGCCGGGCGAGCCGTTCAACGGTCGCGACTGGTCGCTCACCACGATCGACCTCGAGAACAAGGGTGATGCCTATGTGCGCCCGACCCAGCGCGCAACCTACAAGTTCTTCGCCTTTGCGGTGATCCTGTTCCTGGTGCAGGTTATCGCGGGTATCATTGCGGCAGAGGATTTCGTGGGTGGCGGTCCGGCTGATGCAGTCCTGAGCGCGATCGGCCTTACCATTCCGTTCAGCGTGGCGCGTGGTTGGCATGCCATCGTCCAGATCTACTGGTTCTTCATGGCGTGGACCGGCTACACCCTGTTCTTCTTGCCCCGCATTTCCAAGGTGCCTAACGGCCAGCGCTTCCTGATTAACCTGCTGTTCACCCTGTGCGTCATCGTCGGCGCCGGCGCCCTGTTCGGCATCTGGATGGGCCACACCGGGTATTTCGCCAGCGACGACATGGCCTACTGGTTCGGCAGCCAGGGTTGGGAGTTCCTGGAGCTCGGCCGGTTCTGGCACATCCTGATGCTGGCCTCGTTTGTGCTGTGGGTCTACATCATCTTCCGCGCCGTCAAGCCCTGGATCACCAGCCAGAACCTCTGGTCCGTTCCGGCTTGGCTGTTCTACGGCAGCGGCATCATGGTGCTGTTCCTGTTCTTCGGGATGTTCATGACCCCGTCGCAGAACTTCGCTATCTCCGACTACTGGCGGTGGATGAACATTCATATGTGGGTTGAGGTAACCTTCGAGGTCTTCACCACCTGTATCGTGGGCTACATGCTGGTTCAGATGGGTCTGGTCAACCGGGCCATGGCCGAGCGGGTTATCTTCCTCGCCGTCATGATGTTCCTGGTGACCGCCCTGATCGGGATCTCCCACAACTTCTACTGGATCGCCAAGCCGACAGGGATCATCGCCCTGGGTAGCGTCTTCTCCACCATGCAGGTGTTGCCGTTGCTCCTGATCACCCTGGATGCCTGGAAGATGCGGACGGAGCGCGCTCGGGCTCACGAGGCTCTGGCCGAGGGCAAGCAGCGCTTCGTGATGGACGGCGTCTGGACCTTCATCCTGGCCGTCAACTTCTGGAACATCTTCGGTGCGGGCGTGATGGGCTCGCTCATCAACCTGCCGATCGTCAACTACTATGAGCATGGCACCTATCTGACCGGTAACCATGCCCACGGCGCCATGTTCGGCGTCAAGGGGAACATCGCGATCGCCGGTATGCTCTTCGCGTGTCAGCACCTGTTCCAGCGCTCTGCCTGGAATGAGAAGCTGATCAAGACCATCTTCTGGAGCCTGCAGATCGGTATCGTGATGATGATGCTCATGGATATGTTCCCGATCGGGCTGTATCAGTTGGCCGCGATCTTCCAGCACGGCTTCTGGTATGGCCGCCAGCAGTCCTTCGTCACCAACGAGGTTTGGCACACCCTGACCTGGCTGCGCGCCATCGGCGGTGTGGTCTTCATGTTCGGTGGCGTCCTGCCTCTCATGTGGTTCATTCTGTCGAGGGGTACTCGGATGGTCCGCGAAGCCGCCGTCGTTGAGGAGGGTGAGTGGACGATCTACGATCGAGAGAAGGCGAAGGAGCGGGAAGCTTGGGCCGCTTCTGACGAGGCGTTCTAG
- a CDS encoding nitric-oxide reductase, whose amino-acid sequence MSPIPSDMVSKPHKTFGQMLLVKKYWWLHAAIVTGISLIGLVALGVWTYTSAPPLTNFVSSSTGETVIPEWEIQRGKQVFHLKGLMTYGSFWGDGGERGPDFTAEALHHTYVSMNKYYENEIAKERPVTQADRDMIAMRVRREIRENGYDEAANVIRINPAQAFAYQELITHYTKMFTDATYEEAFMKGRIKNHISDPADLKALAGYFFWGGWVSGANRPGFDYSYTHNWPPDPAVGNTPTFETYLWSFISIFVLFCGTMLVLYVYGEMKTLPGEPFNGRDWSLTTVDLENKGDAYVRPTQRATYKFFAFAVILFLVQVLAGILSAEDFVGGGPGSAIATTVLGFTIPFTVTRGWHTIVQIYWFFMAWVGYTLFFLPRISKVPNGQRFLINLLFTLCVIVGAGALFGIYLGHTGYMSDDMAYWFGSQGWEFLELGRFWHILMLASFCLWVYIIFRAVKPWITSQNLWSVPAWLFYGSGIMVLFLFFGMFMTPSQNFAIADYWRWMNIHMWVEVTFEVFTTCIVGYMLVQMGLVNRAMAERVIFLAVMMFLVTALIGISHNFYWIAKPTGIIALGSVFSTMQVLPLLLITLDAWKMRTERVKAYENVAEGKQRFVMDGVWTFILAVNFWNIFGAGVFGSLINLPIVNYYEHGTYLTGNHAHAAMFGVKGNIAIAGMLFACQHLFQRSAWNEKLIKGIFWSLQVGLVLMMMLDLFPVGLYQVATVFKQGLWAARAQAHVTDNVWITLTWMRTVGGAIFLFGGVLPLVYFILSRAGRMVREAAAVEEGEWTIYDKEKAKERAAWAAGDEAF is encoded by the coding sequence ATGAGTCCCATCCCGAGCGATATGGTAAGCAAGCCCCATAAGACGTTCGGCCAAATGCTGTTAGTGAAAAAATATTGGTGGCTCCATGCGGCGATTGTCACAGGTATCAGCCTTATCGGTTTGGTCGCGCTTGGCGTCTGGACCTACACGTCGGCCCCACCGTTGACCAATTTTGTGTCGTCGTCCACCGGGGAGACGGTGATACCTGAGTGGGAGATCCAGCGCGGCAAACAGGTATTTCACCTCAAGGGGCTCATGACCTACGGCTCGTTCTGGGGTGACGGCGGCGAACGGGGCCCGGATTTTACGGCCGAAGCTCTCCATCATACATACGTCTCCATGAACAAATACTACGAGAATGAGATCGCAAAGGAGCGCCCTGTCACGCAAGCCGATCGCGACATGATCGCGATGAGGGTACGACGTGAGATTCGAGAGAATGGGTACGACGAGGCCGCCAACGTGATTCGAATCAATCCGGCGCAGGCTTTTGCGTATCAGGAGTTGATCACCCATTACACGAAGATGTTTACGGATGCTACCTATGAAGAAGCCTTTATGAAGGGCAGGATCAAGAATCATATCAGCGACCCGGCCGACCTGAAGGCCCTCGCGGGGTACTTCTTCTGGGGTGGTTGGGTTTCCGGGGCGAACCGGCCAGGTTTTGACTACAGTTATACCCACAACTGGCCGCCCGATCCGGCGGTCGGCAATACTCCGACATTCGAGACCTACCTCTGGAGTTTCATTTCGATCTTCGTCCTGTTCTGCGGCACGATGCTGGTCCTGTACGTCTACGGCGAGATGAAGACCCTGCCGGGCGAGCCGTTCAACGGGCGAGATTGGTCGCTGACCACCGTCGATCTGGAGAATAAAGGCGATGCCTATGTGCGCCCGACCCAGCGCGCCACCTACAAGTTCTTCGCCTTTGCGGTCATCCTGTTCCTGGTGCAGGTCCTGGCGGGTATCCTGAGCGCCGAGGATTTTGTGGGCGGCGGACCGGGCAGCGCCATCGCCACCACGGTGTTGGGATTCACCATCCCATTCACTGTGACCCGCGGCTGGCATACCATCGTCCAGATCTACTGGTTCTTCATGGCGTGGGTCGGCTACACCCTGTTCTTCTTGCCCCGCATTTCCAAGGTGCCTAACGGTCAGCGCTTCCTGATCAACCTGCTGTTCACCCTGTGCGTCATCGTCGGCGCCGGCGCCCTGTTCGGCATCTATCTCGGACATACGGGTTACATGAGCGACGACATGGCCTACTGGTTCGGCAGCCAGGGTTGGGAATTCCTGGAGCTCGGCCGGTTCTGGCACATCCTGATGCTGGCCTCGTTCTGTCTGTGGGTCTACATCATCTTCCGCGCCGTCAAGCCCTGGATCACCAGCCAGAACCTCTGGTCCGTTCCGGCCTGGCTGTTCTATGGCAGCGGCATCATGGTGCTGTTCCTGTTCTTCGGGATGTTCATGACCCCGTCGCAGAACTTCGCGATTGCGGATTACTGGCGGTGGATGAACATTCATATGTGGGTTGAGGTAACCTTCGAGGTCTTCACCACCTGTATTGTGGGCTACATGCTGGTTCAGATGGGTCTGGTCAACCGGGCCATGGCCGAGCGGGTTATCTTCCTCGCCGTCATGATGTTCCTGGTGACCGCCCTGATCGGGATCTCCCACAACTTCTACTGGATCGCCAAGCCGACAGGGATCATCGCCCTGGGTAGCGTCTTCTCCACCATGCAGGTGTTGCCGTTGCTCCTGATCACCCTGGATGCCTGGAAGATGCGGACGGAGCGGGTGAAGGCCTATGAAAACGTTGCCGAGGGCAAGCAGCGCTTCGTGATGGACGGCGTCTGGACCTTCATCCTGGCCGTCAACTTCTGGAATATATTCGGCGCGGGCGTCTTCGGCTCGTTGATCAACCTGCCGATCGTCAACTACTATGAGCATGGCACCTATCTGACCGGTAACCATGCCCATGCCGCCATGTTCGGCGTCAAGGGGAACATCGCGATCGCCGGTATGCTCTTCGCGTGTCAGCACCTGTTCCAGCGCTCTGCCTGGAATGAGAAGCTGATCAAGGGTATCTTCTGGTCGCTGCAGGTCGGCCTGGTGCTGATGATGATGTTGGATCTGTTCCCGGTCGGGCTCTATCAGGTCGCCACAGTCTTCAAGCAAGGCCTCTGGGCCGCCAGAGCGCAGGCGCACGTGACGGACAACGTCTGGATCACCTTGACCTGGATGCGGACCGTCGGTGGGGCGATCTTCCTCTTTGGCGGTGTCTTGCCTCTGGTCTATTTCATCCTGTCACGGGCGGGGCGAATGGTCCGCGAGGCGGCTGCTGTTGAAGAGGGTGAGTGGACCATCTACGATAAAGAGAAGGCCAAGGAGCGGGCTGCCTGGGCGGCCGGCGACGAGGCGTTCTAA
- a CDS encoding NAD(+) synthetase, whose product MIRLSLHCAFVQQILTGFITNEVRKTGFSRVVIGLSGGVDSALSAYLAAEALGGENVWALLMPYRTSSPDSRAHAELVVTQLGIQSDIIDITPMVDAYFGRLQDADQVRRGNKMARERMTILFDYSARLNALVLGTSNKTELLLGYGTLYGDMASAINPLGDLYKSQVRQLARHMGVPEAIIGKAPSGDLWVGQTDETELGFTYEEVDQVLYLMIDRRYEISEMIANGFDERFVRTVLARVQASQYKRRLPLIAKISARTIDRDFRYPRDWGK is encoded by the coding sequence ATGATCCGTCTCTCCCTGCACTGCGCATTTGTTCAACAGATCCTGACCGGATTCATTACCAACGAGGTACGAAAGACCGGTTTCAGCCGGGTTGTCATCGGGTTATCGGGTGGGGTCGATTCCGCGTTGTCCGCATATCTCGCTGCCGAAGCGCTTGGCGGCGAGAACGTCTGGGCCCTCCTGATGCCATACCGAACCAGCAGTCCGGACAGCCGAGCGCACGCCGAACTGGTGGTCACGCAGTTAGGAATCCAATCCGATATCATCGATATTACCCCGATGGTAGACGCCTACTTCGGACGGCTCCAGGATGCCGATCAGGTACGCCGGGGCAACAAGATGGCGCGCGAGCGAATGACCATCCTGTTCGATTATTCGGCCAGGCTGAATGCCCTGGTATTAGGGACCAGCAATAAAACCGAGTTACTCCTGGGGTACGGTACACTGTACGGAGACATGGCCAGCGCCATCAACCCGCTGGGCGATCTGTATAAGAGCCAGGTGCGGCAACTGGCGCGCCATATGGGCGTTCCGGAGGCCATCATTGGAAAGGCGCCCAGCGGTGATCTCTGGGTCGGACAGACCGACGAGACGGAACTCGGCTTTACGTACGAAGAGGTCGACCAAGTGCTCTATCTCATGATCGACCGCCGATACGAGATTTCCGAGATGATCGCGAACGGCTTCGATGAGCGATTTGTCCGAACCGTCCTCGCCAGGGTCCAGGCCTCCCAGTACAAGCGACGCCTCCCCCTCATTGCCAAGATCTCTGCCCGTACCATCGACCGCGACTTCCGCTATCCCCGCGACTGGGGTAAGTAA
- a CDS encoding carbon-nitrogen hydrolase, which produces MSRHTVALAQINPVLGDLERNLTLHEKTIEEAIGRGAGLLIFPELSLTGYFLKDIVSSVALPLTSPILDRLRELSRRVDLVVGLVEEAPGYLFYNAALYLSAGDIRHVHRKVYLPTYGIFDEQRYLAEGSRIATFHTDIGRSAILICEDMWHPSTAWIASLDGMEILISPSASPGRGGLEEGQLFANARAWETVNRAYAQLFTSYVLYTNRVGYEDGACFWGGSEVIAPSGEPVAKAAYLDETLLVAEIDPAEVRRARTINPLCRDERLDVTCRELERIRREGDR; this is translated from the coding sequence ATGAGTCGACATACAGTTGCCCTTGCCCAGATCAACCCCGTGCTCGGCGATCTGGAACGTAACCTGACCCTGCACGAGAAGACCATCGAGGAGGCGATCGGGCGAGGCGCCGGCCTGCTGATCTTTCCGGAGTTAAGCCTGACCGGATACTTCCTGAAGGATATTGTCTCATCAGTGGCCCTCCCCTTAACCAGCCCTATCCTCGACAGACTCAGGGAGTTAAGCCGCCGCGTCGATCTGGTGGTGGGGCTGGTTGAGGAGGCGCCGGGATACCTGTTTTATAATGCCGCCCTTTACCTCTCAGCGGGCGACATTCGGCACGTCCATCGTAAGGTCTACCTCCCCACATACGGGATCTTCGATGAGCAACGGTATCTTGCGGAAGGCAGCCGGATCGCAACGTTTCATACAGACATCGGGCGATCTGCGATCCTGATCTGCGAGGATATGTGGCACCCCTCGACGGCGTGGATTGCCTCCCTGGACGGGATGGAGATCCTTATCTCACCCTCTGCCAGTCCCGGCCGCGGGGGACTGGAGGAGGGTCAATTGTTCGCGAACGCCAGGGCGTGGGAGACGGTCAACCGAGCCTACGCGCAACTCTTCACCAGCTATGTCCTGTATACAAATCGGGTCGGATATGAGGACGGCGCCTGCTTTTGGGGCGGCTCTGAGGTCATCGCCCCATCCGGCGAGCCTGTAGCCAAGGCAGCCTATCTTGACGAGACCCTCCTGGTCGCCGAAATCGATCCTGCCGAGGTTCGACGGGCCAGGACGATAAATCCGCTGTGTCGAGATGAGCGATTGGACGTGACGTGTCGGGAACTGGAGCGGATCAGGCGCGAGGGGGACAGATGA
- a CDS encoding SAM-dependent methyltransferase produces MMYYSSAVMIEMMDRPQTNSWLYDGESLDDIGMSGVKVIQSRMGFRYSMDALLLAQVAMPRPGDRVLDLGCGNGAIAFLLAHRYPSLRIVGLEVQSALADRARRGVRLNGLQDRIEIVEGDLRQITRLLPASCFDMVLCNPPYRPIAGGRLSPDPEIRQAKHELTATIREAVAAIRYVLAPHGRAYLIYHASRLADLLSSLRTVRLEPKMLRFIHSYPGAQAELSLVEARRDGRSGLRILTPLFVYEARGGPVSPDMEAAHRGLTAPDVRSTVA; encoded by the coding sequence ATGATGTATTACAGTAGCGCCGTGATGATCGAAATGATGGATCGACCGCAGACGAATTCATGGCTCTATGACGGCGAATCCCTGGATGATATCGGCATGTCCGGCGTAAAGGTCATTCAGAGCAGAATGGGCTTCCGCTATTCGATGGATGCGCTGTTGCTGGCGCAGGTCGCCATGCCGCGACCCGGCGACAGGGTTCTTGATCTCGGCTGCGGCAACGGCGCCATCGCCTTCCTGCTGGCACATCGGTATCCGAGCCTCCGCATCGTCGGTCTTGAGGTCCAGTCGGCCCTGGCCGACCGGGCCAGGCGTGGCGTGCGGCTCAATGGACTGCAAGACCGCATCGAGATCGTCGAGGGTGACCTTCGTCAGATTACGCGGCTGCTGCCGGCAAGCTGCTTTGATATGGTACTCTGCAACCCGCCCTATCGACCGATCGCCGGCGGCCGACTCAGTCCGGACCCCGAGATCCGACAGGCGAAGCACGAACTGACCGCCACCATTCGCGAGGCAGTGGCGGCCATCCGATATGTCCTGGCGCCCCACGGGCGCGCCTATCTCATCTACCATGCCTCGCGACTCGCCGACCTGTTGAGCAGCCTCAGGACGGTACGACTGGAACCAAAGATGTTGCGATTCATTCATTCATACCCTGGCGCGCAGGCGGAACTCAGTCTGGTAGAGGCGCGACGGGACGGTCGGTCGGGACTACGGATTCTTACCCCTCTGTTCGTCTATGAGGCACGCGGCGGCCCGGTATCGCCGGACATGGAGGCCGCGCATCGCGGCCTGACTGCCCCCGACGTACGGAGTACGGTGGCATGA